Proteins encoded in a region of the Zea mays cultivar B73 chromosome 2, Zm-B73-REFERENCE-NAM-5.0, whole genome shotgun sequence genome:
- the LOC103646136 gene encoding B-box zinc finger protein 20 isoform X1: MKVQCDVCTAEAASVFCCADEAALCDACDRRVHRANKLAGKHRRFSLLHPCSSSSSSAAHKPPLCDICQERRGFLFCKEDRAILCRECDAPVHSASDMTRRHSRFLLTGVRLSSAPVDSAGPSEEEEQENSRGPCNDESCSSGSGAGGATTATASDGSSISEYLTKTLPGWHVEDFLIDDASAGDVGACSDGLYQQGQNGQISGVLQEAYLPWTEREQVQTDVADERASWERWVPQMHAEFGGGGKRPRASPSPPCSYW; encoded by the exons ATGAAGGTACAGTGCGACGTGTGCACGGCCGAGGCGGCCTCCGTCTTCTGCTGCGCCGACGAGGCCGCGCTGTGCGACGCATGCGACCGCCGTGTCCACCGCGCCAACAAGCTCGCGGGGAAGCACCGCCGCTTCTCCCTCCTGCACCCGTGTTCTTCCTCTTCCTCCTCCGCCGCGCACAAGCCGCCGCTCTGCGACATCTGCCAG GAGCGGAGGGGCTTCTTGTTCTGCAAGGAGGACAGGGCGATCCTGTGCCGGGAGTGCGACGCGCCGGTGCACAGCGCCAGCGACATGACGAGGCGGCACAGCCGGTTCCTGCTCACCGGCGTGCGCCTCTCGTCAGCGCCGGTGGACTCTGCGGGCCCATCCGAAGAGGAGGAGCAGGAGAACAGCCGCGGCCCCTGCAACGACGAATCCTGCAGCAGCGGCAGCGGCGCCGGCGGCGCGACCACGGCGACCGCCAGCGACGGGAGCAGCATCTCCGAGTACCTGACCAAGACGCTGCCCGGGTGGCACGTCGAGGACTTCCTCATTGACGACGCGTCCGCTGGCGACGTCGGCGCCTGCTCGGATGGCCTCTATCAG CAGGGACAAAATGGACAGATCAGTGGGGTGCTGCAAGAAGCTTACCTGCCGTGGACGGAGCGGGAGCAGGTGCAAACTGACGTCGCAGACGAGCGGGCCAGCTGGGAGCGGTGGGTGCCACAGATGCATGCGGAgttcggcggcggcggcaagcGACCTAGAGCGTCGCCTTCGCCTCCCTGTTCGTACTGGTGA
- the LOC103646136 gene encoding B-box zinc finger protein 20 isoform X2, with amino-acid sequence MKVQCDVCTAEAASVFCCADEAALCDACDRRVHRANKLAGKHRRFSLLHPCSSSSSSAAHKPPLCDICQERRGFLFCKEDRAILCRECDAPVHSASDMTRRHSRFLLTGVRLSSAPVDSAGPSEEEEQENSRGPCNDESCSSGSGAGGATTATASDGSSISEYLTKTLPGWHVEDFLIDDASAGDVGACSDGLYQGQNGQISGVLQEAYLPWTEREQVQTDVADERASWERWVPQMHAEFGGGGKRPRASPSPPCSYW; translated from the exons ATGAAGGTACAGTGCGACGTGTGCACGGCCGAGGCGGCCTCCGTCTTCTGCTGCGCCGACGAGGCCGCGCTGTGCGACGCATGCGACCGCCGTGTCCACCGCGCCAACAAGCTCGCGGGGAAGCACCGCCGCTTCTCCCTCCTGCACCCGTGTTCTTCCTCTTCCTCCTCCGCCGCGCACAAGCCGCCGCTCTGCGACATCTGCCAG GAGCGGAGGGGCTTCTTGTTCTGCAAGGAGGACAGGGCGATCCTGTGCCGGGAGTGCGACGCGCCGGTGCACAGCGCCAGCGACATGACGAGGCGGCACAGCCGGTTCCTGCTCACCGGCGTGCGCCTCTCGTCAGCGCCGGTGGACTCTGCGGGCCCATCCGAAGAGGAGGAGCAGGAGAACAGCCGCGGCCCCTGCAACGACGAATCCTGCAGCAGCGGCAGCGGCGCCGGCGGCGCGACCACGGCGACCGCCAGCGACGGGAGCAGCATCTCCGAGTACCTGACCAAGACGCTGCCCGGGTGGCACGTCGAGGACTTCCTCATTGACGACGCGTCCGCTGGCGACGTCGGCGCCTGCTCGGATGGCCTCTATCAG GGACAAAATGGACAGATCAGTGGGGTGCTGCAAGAAGCTTACCTGCCGTGGACGGAGCGGGAGCAGGTGCAAACTGACGTCGCAGACGAGCGGGCCAGCTGGGAGCGGTGGGTGCCACAGATGCATGCGGAgttcggcggcggcggcaagcGACCTAGAGCGTCGCCTTCGCCTCCCTGTTCGTACTGGTGA